Proteins found in one Bacteroidales bacterium genomic segment:
- a CDS encoding aminotransferase class I/II-fold pyridoxal phosphate-dependent enzyme: MVDIFEKVAQKPGPLGMWSEQADGYFMFPKLEGEIGPHMKFMGKERLVWSLNNYLGLANHPDVRKADADAAKEWGLAAPMGARIMSGQTKYHEQLEKELAAFVSKEDSYLLNYGYPGMVSIIDSLVDRKDVIVYDSDAHACIIDGMRLHIGKRFVYKHNDIESCEKQLQHATNVVKETGGGILVITEGVYGMVGDLGKIDEIVQLKKKYQFRLLVDDAHGFGTMGKTGGGTGQHFGCQDEIDIYFATFAKSMAGIGGFVASRKEIVKYLRFNLRSQIYAKSLPMPMVMGSLKRLDMIRTMPELRADLWKIVNALQNGYKERGFDIGKTQSPVTPVNLKGGVSEATQLAFDLRENFNIFCSVVIYPVIPKGMIILRIIPTAVHTMDDVNYTLNAFSEIKKKLDSGIYSSQGMINISKVFADLQKK, from the coding sequence ATTGTGGATATTTTTGAAAAAGTAGCGCAAAAACCTGGCCCATTGGGAATGTGGTCAGAACAAGCTGATGGATATTTCATGTTTCCCAAGCTGGAAGGTGAAATCGGTCCTCACATGAAATTTATGGGTAAGGAACGACTCGTTTGGAGTTTGAATAATTACCTGGGATTGGCTAATCATCCTGATGTAAGAAAAGCTGATGCTGATGCAGCAAAAGAATGGGGACTCGCAGCTCCTATGGGTGCACGCATAATGTCGGGACAAACCAAATATCATGAACAACTTGAAAAAGAACTCGCAGCATTTGTAAGCAAAGAAGACTCATACCTTCTGAACTACGGCTACCCGGGTATGGTTTCAATAATTGACAGCCTGGTAGACAGGAAAGACGTTATTGTTTACGATTCAGATGCTCATGCATGTATCATTGATGGTATGCGTTTGCACATCGGAAAACGTTTTGTTTACAAGCATAACGATATTGAAAGTTGTGAAAAACAATTACAGCATGCTACCAACGTAGTTAAAGAAACCGGTGGTGGCATTCTTGTAATAACAGAAGGTGTTTACGGAATGGTAGGCGACCTTGGAAAAATTGATGAAATCGTTCAACTGAAAAAGAAATATCAATTCCGTTTATTGGTTGATGATGCTCATGGTTTCGGCACTATGGGAAAAACAGGCGGTGGAACCGGTCAACATTTCGGATGCCAGGATGAGATAGATATTTACTTTGCAACTTTTGCTAAATCGATGGCAGGTATAGGTGGATTTGTTGCAAGTAGAAAAGAAATCGTAAAATATTTACGTTTCAATTTACGCTCGCAGATTTATGCAAAATCATTGCCAATGCCTATGGTTATGGGTTCACTGAAACGTCTCGATATGATTCGCACTATGCCTGAACTCAGAGCAGATCTTTGGAAAATTGTAAATGCACTTCAAAATGGATATAAGGAAAGAGGCTTCGATATTGGGAAAACACAATCGCCTGTTACTCCTGTAAATCTTAAAGGTGGCGTTTCTGAAGCTACGCAGTTAGCATTCGACCTTCGTGAAAATTTCAACATTTTCTGTTCTGTAGTAATTTATCCTGTAATTCCAAAAGGCATGATCATACTTCGTATTATTCCTACAGCCGTTCATACTATGGATGATGTTAATTATACCCTTAACGCTTTCTCGGAAATCAAGAAAAAACTGGACTCAGGTATTTACTCATCACAAGGAATGATAAACATTTCAAAAGTATTTGCAGATCTTCAGAAAAAATAA
- a CDS encoding DUF6340 family protein yields MRTKNYLILSFILAVVVVLSSSCSSTSGISMEVLIPAQINLPKHIKKVAVINRSLPAKGEWVSNVLEGFISGESIKADKDASNNCVQSLVNQLNSSPLLTAVLVTGTKLKGTGTREWPVAFAWTTVDSICKATGSDALIALETFDSDIKFNTGKNQVKTKINDKDTTVIEFFTDLKVNVNAGWRIYDNLNKTEVDQNSFMDEKGWSTKGNTPDEAMKKLPAKRDAINGAGLYAGAQYGVRISPTWVNVHRSYFTKGKKQDGFKQAKKFVKIQKWDDAKNIWTNITKTENSKNVGRAYYNLAVASEVDGDLETAYANAKKAFEVYGNKPARMYMNILNVRINDQVKLKEQMGNE; encoded by the coding sequence ATGAGAACAAAAAACTATTTAATTCTTTCTTTCATTTTGGCTGTGGTTGTTGTTTTATCTTCTTCATGCAGCTCAACTTCAGGAATATCAATGGAAGTGTTAATACCTGCGCAGATAAACCTTCCAAAGCATATTAAAAAGGTTGCAGTAATCAATCGTTCACTTCCTGCTAAAGGTGAGTGGGTATCGAATGTTCTTGAAGGATTTATTTCAGGCGAATCAATAAAAGCTGATAAAGATGCTTCGAATAATTGTGTTCAGAGTTTGGTAAACCAGTTGAACAGCAGCCCTCTGTTAACTGCAGTTCTGGTTACCGGAACTAAATTAAAAGGAACAGGAACTCGTGAATGGCCTGTTGCCTTTGCGTGGACGACTGTAGATTCAATATGCAAAGCAACTGGTTCGGATGCATTGATAGCATTGGAAACATTTGATTCGGATATAAAATTTAATACAGGTAAAAACCAGGTAAAGACAAAAATAAATGATAAAGACACAACAGTCATTGAATTTTTTACTGACTTAAAAGTCAATGTTAATGCAGGCTGGCGTATATATGATAATCTGAATAAAACAGAAGTTGACCAAAATTCTTTTATGGATGAAAAAGGTTGGAGTACAAAAGGCAACACACCTGATGAGGCCATGAAGAAACTTCCTGCAAAACGTGATGCGATTAATGGAGCTGGCTTGTATGCCGGTGCGCAGTATGGTGTGCGTATTTCTCCAACATGGGTTAATGTTCATAGAAGTTATTTTACAAAAGGAAAAAAACAGGATGGTTTTAAACAAGCAAAGAAATTTGTGAAAATTCAAAAGTGGGATGATGCAAAAAATATATGGACTAACATCACAAAAACGGAAAATTCAAAAAATGTTGGTCGCGCATATTATAACCTTGCAGTAGCTTCAGAAGTTGATGGTGACCTGGAAACCGCATATGCCAACGCAAAGAAAGCTTTTGAAGTATACGGAAATAAACCGGCACGTATGTATATGAATATTCTGAACGTTCGTATTAATGACCAGGTGAAACTTAAAGAACAAATGGGGAATGAGTAA
- a CDS encoding aconitase/3-isopropylmalate dehydratase large subunit family protein: MGKTYAEKILGAETGAIVFKKPDIVLSHDNTASINATFAKMGGDKVKYPDQILIVLDHNAPPTNAKLANDYQKTRDIVAKQGITKFHDVGKGICHQIVSYYAKPNMIIVGSDSHSCTAGAFNAFAAGIDRTETAGLWKQGETWFRVPGSVKITLKGKMQDGVYAKDLALWIIGMIGSSGADYMSIEYHGDGVKTLSISDRMTIANLASEMGAKNAVFPADEVLEKFLGEKVKGTWADADAKYFKEIEINLGDIFPVVSAPHNVDNVKSVSEVQGLAIQQALIGTCTNGRFEDLRIAAKILEGKQVAKNVQLLIIPASKEIYMKAMEEGLITIFLKANASILAPSCGPCLGTGQGIPADGYNVISTANRNFLGRMGNEKANIYLASPATVAWSAINGCISDPRGKKANDKFPFEIPQSKTVSIKQGEDRYSELTWNYADVDNLNTDQMFAGNLTYNVNSSEAEKIMPHLFKGFDDTFSERVKPGDVLIAGANFGCGSSREHPSVGLAFAGVKAVICKSVNRIFYRSSVNQGLPILVVPEAVSAYKQGDKVNVDFAKGEITIAGKIFKFAPLPEKLMAIFDAKGLVNYVKNVK, encoded by the coding sequence ATGGGAAAAACGTATGCAGAAAAAATACTAGGTGCTGAAACAGGCGCTATAGTATTTAAAAAACCGGATATTGTTTTATCGCACGATAATACAGCGAGTATTAATGCAACCTTCGCGAAAATGGGCGGTGACAAGGTAAAGTACCCCGATCAGATTTTGATTGTACTCGACCATAATGCACCTCCAACAAATGCCAAGCTCGCAAACGATTACCAGAAAACCCGCGACATTGTTGCAAAGCAAGGCATCACGAAATTTCATGATGTGGGTAAAGGTATCTGTCATCAAATTGTTTCTTATTATGCAAAGCCTAATATGATTATTGTTGGAAGCGACAGTCACTCTTGTACTGCAGGTGCTTTTAATGCATTTGCTGCCGGTATTGACAGGACTGAAACTGCCGGTTTGTGGAAACAAGGTGAAACATGGTTCCGCGTTCCCGGATCAGTGAAGATTACGTTAAAAGGAAAAATGCAGGATGGCGTTTACGCGAAAGACCTTGCACTGTGGATTATTGGAATGATAGGCTCAAGCGGCGCTGATTACATGTCGATAGAATATCATGGCGATGGTGTGAAAACATTATCGATTTCTGATAGAATGACCATTGCTAATCTTGCATCTGAAATGGGTGCCAAGAATGCCGTATTTCCTGCCGATGAAGTATTGGAAAAATTCCTTGGCGAAAAAGTAAAAGGTACATGGGCTGATGCCGATGCAAAATATTTTAAAGAAATTGAAATTAATTTAGGTGATATTTTCCCCGTTGTTTCTGCTCCGCATAATGTGGATAATGTAAAATCAGTTTCCGAAGTTCAGGGACTTGCCATTCAGCAGGCACTGATAGGAACCTGTACCAACGGGCGTTTCGAGGATTTGCGTATAGCTGCAAAAATTCTCGAAGGCAAACAGGTTGCTAAAAATGTTCAGTTGCTTATTATTCCTGCTTCGAAGGAAATATATATGAAAGCAATGGAAGAAGGATTGATAACAATTTTCTTGAAAGCTAATGCAAGCATCCTTGCACCTTCGTGTGGACCTTGTTTAGGCACAGGACAAGGAATTCCGGCCGATGGTTACAATGTAATTTCTACAGCAAATAGAAATTTCCTTGGTCGTATGGGAAATGAAAAAGCAAATATTTATCTGGCTTCTCCTGCAACTGTTGCATGGTCGGCAATCAATGGCTGTATCAGCGATCCGAGAGGGAAGAAGGCAAATGATAAATTTCCGTTTGAAATTCCGCAAAGCAAAACTGTTTCCATTAAACAAGGCGAAGACCGCTACAGTGAACTTACCTGGAACTATGCCGATGTTGACAACCTCAACACCGACCAGATGTTTGCCGGAAATCTCACTTACAACGTAAATAGTTCCGAAGCAGAAAAAATAATGCCTCACTTATTCAAAGGTTTTGATGATACGTTCTCAGAACGAGTAAAACCGGGCGATGTGTTGATTGCCGGAGCAAACTTTGGTTGTGGCAGTTCGCGCGAGCATCCTTCTGTAGGGCTTGCGTTTGCCGGTGTTAAAGCCGTTATCTGTAAATCGGTGAACCGAATTTTTTATCGTTCATCGGTTAACCAGGGCTTGCCTATACTTGTAGTTCCTGAAGCTGTGAGCGCATACAAGCAGGGTGATAAAGTGAATGTTGATTTTGCAAAAGGGGAAATTACCATTGCCGGAAAAATATTTAAGTTCGCTCCATTACCCGAAAAACTGATGGCAATATTTGATGCAAAAGGTTTGGTGAACTATGTGAAGAATGTGAAATAG
- a CDS encoding type II toxin-antitoxin system HicA family toxin, producing the protein MKVSEVIKLIESDGWFCVRMKGSHRQYKHKTKKGLVTVALHKMSDEIAKGTLNSILKQAQLKEEKD; encoded by the coding sequence ATGAAAGTTAGTGAAGTAATAAAATTGATTGAAAGCGATGGATGGTTTTGTGTCCGAATGAAAGGAAGCCACAGGCAATACAAACACAAAACAAAAAAAGGACTTGTTACTGTAGCTTTACATAAAATGAGTGATGAAATAGCAAAAGGAACCTTAAACAGTATTTTAAAACAGGCACAATTAAAAGAGGAGAAAGACTAA
- a CDS encoding type II toxin-antitoxin system HicB family antitoxin: MVKYLIIFEKTGTGYSAYVPDLPGCISTGKTKAIAEKNILSAIRFHLQGMKEEKIKFPIFRTDAETFVFAV; the protein is encoded by the coding sequence ATGGTAAAATATTTAATAATATTCGAGAAAACTGGAACTGGCTATAGTGCTTATGTCCCAGATTTACCCGGTTGTATTTCAACTGGCAAAACAAAAGCAATTGCAGAGAAAAATATATTATCTGCTATTCGTTTTCATCTTCAGGGAATGAAAGAAGAAAAAATTAAATTTCCGATTTTTCGTACTGATGCTGAAACTTTTGTCTTTGCAGTATAA